In Desulfurella sp., the following proteins share a genomic window:
- a CDS encoding SIS domain-containing protein, which produces MFENKIISAIQNSIETKKAILYDQVLLNTISEVASAIIRAYKNDKKVLLCGNGGSAADAQHLAAELTGRFYFDRDPLFAEALHVNTSYLTAVANDYSYDEVYSRLVKAKGAKGDILIGISTSGNSVNIIKAFEQAKITGMTTVGFTGETGGKIKELSDYLINVPSKDTPRIQEAHILIGHIICELVEKELFKHD; this is translated from the coding sequence ATGTTTGAAAATAAAATAATATCTGCAATACAAAATTCTATTGAAACGAAAAAGGCAATTTTATACGATCAAGTTTTACTAAATACAATTTCTGAAGTAGCAAGCGCAATTATTAGAGCATACAAAAATGATAAAAAAGTTCTACTTTGCGGAAATGGTGGGTCTGCAGCCGACGCTCAACACCTAGCAGCCGAACTTACGGGCAGGTTTTATTTCGATAGAGACCCACTATTTGCAGAAGCGCTTCATGTAAATACTTCTTACCTAACAGCTGTAGCCAATGATTATTCTTATGATGAAGTATACTCAAGATTAGTTAAAGCCAAAGGCGCAAAAGGCGATATTTTGATCGGCATATCAACGAGCGGAAATTCAGTAAATATCATAAAAGCATTTGAACAGGCAAAAATAACAGGAATGACTACAGTTGGTTTCACTGGAGAAACAGGTGGCAAAATTAAAGAGCTATCAGACTATTTAATCAATGTGCCATCTAAAGACACTCCAAGAATTCAGGAAGCACATATCTTAATTGGCCACATAATTTGTGAACTTGTAGAAAAAGAGCTGTTTAAACATGATTAA
- a CDS encoding dehydrogenase → MLIRSRAPLRLGLAGGGTDVSPYSDNFGGAVLNATISMYAYATIEPTQDGKITIETIDRKEKIELDSNEVLEFDGNLDLIKGVYNRIVKEFTKKPLSFKLSTYVDAPAGSGLGSSSTLVVAIIGAFAEWLSLPLGEYDIAHLAYEIERKDLALTGGKQDQYAACFGGFNFMEFYDGNVIVNPLRIKKEYLNELQLNILLYYTGTSRLSSKIIEAQVKNVQTKNHDSIEAMHKLKEQAILMKEALLKGRLSEIGEILNYGWLYKKQMTSQISNPLIDEIYEEALKAGSSGGKISGAGGGGFMMLYCPKNTRYKVIEALQKFGGEFRRYQFTKYGLEAWRV, encoded by the coding sequence TTGCTAATTCGCTCGCGCGCACCTTTAAGACTTGGCCTTGCAGGCGGCGGTACCGATGTTAGCCCATATTCTGATAATTTTGGCGGTGCTGTGCTTAATGCTACAATAAGCATGTATGCCTACGCTACAATTGAGCCAACGCAAGATGGCAAAATTACAATAGAGACTATTGATAGGAAGGAAAAAATAGAACTTGATTCAAACGAAGTTTTAGAGTTTGACGGCAATCTTGATTTGATTAAAGGCGTTTATAACCGCATAGTAAAAGAATTTACAAAAAAGCCTTTAAGTTTTAAGCTTAGCACTTATGTAGATGCTCCTGCCGGCTCTGGGCTTGGAAGCTCATCCACGTTGGTAGTTGCTATTATTGGTGCTTTCGCAGAATGGCTATCGTTGCCTTTAGGCGAATATGATATTGCGCATCTAGCCTATGAGATAGAAAGGAAAGATTTGGCTTTAACTGGAGGTAAACAAGACCAGTATGCTGCCTGCTTTGGCGGATTTAACTTCATGGAGTTTTACGATGGCAATGTTATCGTAAATCCTTTGCGCATAAAAAAAGAGTATTTAAACGAACTTCAGCTCAATATACTGTTATACTATACAGGCACAAGCAGGCTGTCATCGAAAATCATAGAAGCCCAAGTAAAAAATGTGCAGACGAAAAATCATGATTCAATAGAAGCTATGCACAAGCTCAAAGAACAGGCAATTTTAATGAAAGAAGCTTTACTAAAAGGCAGGCTAAGCGAAATAGGCGAAATTTTAAACTACGGTTGGCTTTATAAAAAACAAATGACAAGCCAAATATCAAACCCGCTTATTGACGAGATTTACGAGGAAGCACTCAAGGCAGGTTCAAGCGGTGGTAAGATTTCTGGTGCAGGCGGAGGCGGATTTATGATGCTATATTGTCCTAAAAACACAAGATACAAAGTAATTGAAGCTTTGCAAAAATTTGGCGGTGAGTTTAGAAGATACCAGTTTACAAAATATGGCTTAGAGGCATGGAGGGTATAA
- a CDS encoding nucleotidyltransferase family protein: MIKKAVILAGGLGTRLRSAIGDLPKPMADISGKPFLEYLLDYLIENKITKTILSVGYKSQIIINHFGKKYKSIDIEYSVEDEPLGTGGAIKKALSALEDDEEFFILNGDTFFDVALSKLLEFHIQKNALLTIALKQMTNCKRYGSVLLDSSNRIIGFKEKGSISDCLINGGVYIINKRLFELIDLPEKFSFEKDLLELYYKKLSFYGKNFDEYFIDIGVPEDYEKFKQEIKAYKSKNT; the protein is encoded by the coding sequence ATGATTAAAAAAGCGGTTATTTTAGCAGGCGGTCTTGGTACAAGGCTAAGAAGCGCAATAGGAGATTTGCCAAAGCCAATGGCGGATATATCAGGCAAACCATTCTTAGAATATTTGCTTGATTACTTGATTGAAAATAAAATAACAAAAACGATTTTGTCTGTTGGCTATAAATCTCAAATAATAATAAATCATTTTGGAAAAAAATATAAGTCAATAGATATAGAATATTCCGTAGAAGATGAACCTTTAGGCACAGGCGGGGCTATTAAAAAAGCACTTAGTGCTTTGGAGGATGACGAAGAGTTTTTTATTTTAAACGGCGACACATTCTTTGATGTTGCACTCAGTAAACTTTTGGAATTTCATATTCAAAAAAACGCGCTTTTAACTATTGCCTTAAAACAAATGACAAATTGCAAAAGATACGGCAGTGTCTTATTGGATAGCTCAAACCGCATAATCGGGTTTAAAGAAAAAGGATCAATCTCAGATTGTCTAATAAACGGCGGGGTTTACATAATAAACAAAAGACTATTTGAACTTATAGATTTACCGGAAAAATTTTCATTTGAAAAAGATCTATTAGAACTTTACTATAAAAAACTGTCCTTTTACGGCAAGAATTTTGATGAATATTTTATTGACATAGGCGTGCCAGAAGACTATGAAAAATTCAAACAAGAAATTAAAGCATACAAAAGTAAAAACACATAG